One part of the Halostagnicola larsenii XH-48 genome encodes these proteins:
- a CDS encoding carbohydrate ABC transporter permease yields the protein MSQSRPNTNFDVASLVEDVNLRRVGQYTLVLVFLGFFLVPLETGIMTALKTNESLARSLPFAPPVGDGFTLENLQYAVNNLSHAFVNSLVMAIPATIINVLLASMAAYGLTMVKWRGQMIVLVLFLIGIFVPYQAVVVPLSNFWNNIFPLARMLEPIFVTLPYFQGGHSRLVPLIITHVAYGIPICTILFRSYYTSLPDSYVEAAKVDGASITKIYRRIVLPISKPMFGVVFIYQFTQIYNEFLFSLTLITGANSPEATVTLILPSIGVSTSGINFGIRMAAAFVAALPTILLYIAFAEQFAKGLQTESG from the coding sequence ATGTCACAATCGAGACCGAACACGAATTTCGACGTCGCATCGCTCGTGGAAGATGTAAACCTCAGGCGTGTCGGTCAGTACACACTGGTCCTCGTCTTCCTGGGATTCTTCCTCGTCCCGCTTGAGACCGGGATCATGACCGCATTGAAGACGAACGAATCGCTCGCGCGGTCGCTGCCGTTCGCGCCGCCGGTCGGAGACGGCTTCACGCTCGAGAACCTCCAGTACGCGGTCAACAATCTCTCACACGCGTTCGTTAATTCGCTGGTTATGGCGATTCCGGCGACGATCATCAACGTGTTGCTGGCGAGCATGGCAGCGTACGGACTCACCATGGTCAAATGGCGCGGCCAGATGATCGTTCTCGTCCTGTTCCTGATCGGTATTTTTGTCCCGTATCAGGCAGTTGTGGTTCCGCTCTCGAACTTCTGGAACAATATTTTCCCGCTCGCACGGATGCTGGAACCGATATTCGTGACGCTGCCGTACTTCCAAGGGGGGCACTCGAGACTTGTCCCGCTGATAATAACCCACGTCGCCTACGGGATCCCGATCTGTACGATCCTGTTTCGGTCGTATTACACGAGCCTCCCGGATTCGTACGTCGAAGCGGCCAAGGTCGACGGAGCGAGCATCACGAAGATCTACCGGCGGATCGTCCTGCCCATCTCGAAGCCGATGTTCGGCGTCGTGTTCATTTACCAGTTCACGCAGATCTACAACGAGTTCCTGTTCTCGTTGACGCTAATCACGGGAGCGAACTCGCCGGAGGCGACGGTCACGCTGATCCTGCCGTCGATCGGCGTCTCAACGTCCGGCATCAACTTCGGGATTCGAATGGCAGCGGCGTTCGTCGCGGCGTTGCCGACGATCCTCCTGTATATTGCGTTCGCCGAACAGTTCGCGAAAGGCCTGCAAACGGAGAGTGGATGA
- a CDS encoding ABC transporter substrate-binding protein: MRSHDNLVRGTGRRAYLGTIATGTAFALAGCMGSAGSDELEVIHGWTGGDGEAAINALIEAFEENHGDIETNFEASGGEGNAQVNSVVQRRLTNSNPMSSFANWPGANLENYENGLMDIEADVWDAEGFKDTMQERAIDLCTYNDQMVAVPIGSHRMNNLFYNTAAFDEAGVDAEELGSVPDLIDALETIDEETEYTPFAHGMDAGFLGLQTFAQILTSQSGVDAYMDFIDGNGDRDAMLEALESLQEIRENYITDDASSIGYTEAAQYLISGDAACMHGGNWMYGMFREDDEFNYGEEWDWVPFPGTDGVYFYHVDAFIAVGDNPTPDDTIAWQQFVGSKEAQIAFNEPKGSVPLRTDIDSEELSEFLALNYEDLLESTDFPPTIAHGLAVSPRAKNDCEGVIANEFSGPYNAEAAVDGLLDAVSE; this comes from the coding sequence ATGCGTAGCCATGACAATCTCGTCAGGGGAACGGGTAGACGAGCGTATCTCGGAACAATCGCCACGGGCACCGCCTTCGCTCTTGCAGGCTGTATGGGCAGTGCTGGATCCGACGAACTCGAAGTGATCCACGGGTGGACCGGCGGCGACGGCGAAGCGGCGATCAACGCGCTTATCGAAGCGTTTGAAGAGAATCACGGAGACATCGAGACGAACTTCGAAGCCTCCGGGGGAGAGGGTAACGCGCAGGTGAACTCGGTCGTTCAACGACGGCTGACGAACTCGAATCCGATGAGTTCGTTCGCCAACTGGCCGGGTGCAAACCTCGAAAACTACGAAAACGGCCTGATGGACATCGAAGCGGACGTCTGGGACGCTGAAGGGTTCAAAGACACCATGCAGGAACGGGCCATCGACCTCTGTACGTACAACGACCAGATGGTCGCGGTTCCTATCGGGTCCCACCGGATGAACAACCTGTTTTATAACACGGCAGCGTTCGACGAAGCCGGCGTCGACGCCGAGGAACTCGGCAGCGTGCCGGACCTCATAGATGCACTGGAAACGATCGACGAGGAGACGGAATACACGCCGTTCGCACACGGGATGGACGCCGGGTTCCTCGGTCTACAGACGTTCGCCCAGATCCTCACGAGTCAGAGCGGCGTCGACGCGTACATGGACTTCATCGATGGTAACGGCGACCGGGACGCGATGCTCGAGGCGCTCGAGTCGCTCCAGGAGATCAGGGAGAACTACATCACCGATGACGCGTCCTCGATCGGGTACACGGAGGCGGCCCAGTACCTGATTTCGGGCGACGCTGCGTGTATGCACGGTGGAAATTGGATGTACGGGATGTTTCGGGAAGACGACGAATTCAACTACGGTGAGGAGTGGGACTGGGTACCCTTCCCCGGGACGGACGGCGTCTACTTCTACCACGTCGACGCGTTCATCGCGGTCGGCGACAATCCAACTCCGGACGACACGATCGCTTGGCAACAGTTCGTCGGGTCGAAAGAAGCGCAGATCGCGTTCAACGAACCCAAAGGCTCCGTTCCGCTTCGGACCGATATCGATTCCGAAGAGCTGTCCGAGTTCCTTGCGTTGAATTATGAGGACCTCCTCGAGTCAACCGACTTTCCACCGACGATCGCCCACGGTCTCGCGGTCAGTCCGCGGGCGAAAAACGACTGTGAAGGTGTGATTGCCAACGAATTCTCCGGCCCATACAACGCTGAAGCGGCGGTCGACGGATTGCTCGACGCCGTCTCGGAGTAG
- a CDS encoding ABC transporter ATP-binding protein produces the protein MERIQLDRLTKQFGEEIAVEDVTLEIEDGEFLVLVGPSGCGKSTTLRMIAGLETPTAGNIYIDGDHMNYRVPQNRDIAMVFQSYALYPHMTVRENVRFGLEEEAGYTADEMDERVVEVAEDLGIEAYLERKPADLSGGQQQRVALGRAIIREPSVFLMDEPLANLDAKLRTQMRTELQRLQADLDVTTVYVTHNQVEAMTMGDRIAVLNDGQLQQVGDPMTLYHEPANQFVAGFIGEPSMNFVSGHRSNGKIVGDHIEYPLDDRLASAVDETDGGEVVVGIRPEAIDIRRADDGSTSGPHEFRMTVRVIETHGDRNVITLAPASESADHEVLQVVTDGTFIVDAGETVVVTADPDAVHIFDGMTGEALCNRRLETEHELRRV, from the coding sequence ATGGAACGTATTCAACTCGATCGACTGACGAAGCAGTTCGGAGAAGAGATCGCTGTCGAAGACGTGACGCTCGAGATTGAGGACGGAGAATTCCTCGTCCTGGTCGGTCCGTCCGGCTGTGGGAAGTCGACGACGCTACGGATGATCGCCGGTCTCGAGACGCCGACGGCGGGAAATATCTACATCGATGGCGATCACATGAACTATCGCGTTCCCCAGAACCGAGACATCGCGATGGTATTCCAGTCGTACGCCCTCTACCCGCACATGACCGTCCGCGAGAACGTCAGATTCGGACTCGAGGAAGAAGCGGGCTACACCGCCGACGAGATGGACGAACGGGTAGTCGAAGTCGCCGAGGACCTCGGCATCGAGGCGTACCTTGAGCGAAAGCCCGCCGATCTCTCCGGTGGTCAGCAACAGCGAGTTGCGCTTGGCCGTGCGATTATCCGCGAACCCAGTGTGTTCTTGATGGACGAGCCACTCGCCAACCTCGATGCCAAACTCCGAACCCAGATGCGGACGGAGCTACAGCGGTTGCAGGCGGACCTCGACGTGACGACGGTGTACGTCACCCACAACCAGGTCGAGGCGATGACGATGGGCGATCGGATCGCCGTGTTAAACGATGGTCAACTCCAGCAGGTTGGTGATCCAATGACACTCTATCACGAACCGGCAAACCAGTTCGTTGCGGGATTCATCGGCGAACCATCGATGAACTTCGTTAGCGGGCACAGATCGAACGGAAAGATCGTCGGCGATCACATAGAGTACCCGCTCGATGATCGTCTAGCGAGTGCAGTCGACGAGACAGATGGCGGTGAGGTCGTCGTCGGTATTCGTCCCGAAGCGATCGACATTCGACGGGCGGACGACGGGTCAACCAGTGGGCCACACGAATTCCGAATGACCGTGAGGGTCATCGAAACCCACGGCGATCGGAACGTCATCACCCTCGCACCGGCTTCGGAGTCTGCGGACCATGAAGTCCTGCAGGTCGTAACGGATGGTACCTTCATCGTGGACGCCGGCGAGACAGTGGTGGTAACCGCCGATCCTGATGCCGTCCACATCTTCGACGGGATGACCGGCGAAGCGCTGTGTAATCGACGACTCGAAACCGAACACGAACTACGGAGGGTATAA
- a CDS encoding extracellular solute-binding protein codes for MRRGDKKRRSQKPHLTHGTDSSLTSRRGLLQAAGTAGLAGLAGCTGYLGASQEGIDYWTLFSGGDGAVMETMVNEINENDEYEYSINRQRAPWDEHYTRLYTAMVGGNPPDIAVMHSRMMRDYQDNLVTLTDEIGTDPYLDEVAQGGVVDGEQLAVPLDSHPFGLYYNKDIFEEAGLDPEDPPNTAERFREAANAIVENTDHYAFDYFDGEFHAEIMRMLLHGRGGQLLTEDYEPAFDTDDGLAVVQEMHDWVHEREWAPVDPNAGWDAWNRGEVGMKIEGTWHITVVREIGFDFGMTKPFVMPDADDPVTLGDSHMLIIPESEQREQSRLENAIETIRLLTQDFNNRWGSDAGHLPASDTAIESDELRESDTWDQTLETFYEMVDEDQFIRPPATPNVQGYMEEIYQPLDDMRAGNMTPEEVIETATEGVKQVFERE; via the coding sequence ATGAGAAGAGGTGACAAAAAGAGGCGATCACAGAAACCTCACTTGACCCATGGGACCGACTCGAGTCTGACGAGTCGCCGAGGGCTACTCCAGGCAGCGGGGACAGCGGGCCTTGCCGGACTCGCCGGTTGTACAGGGTACCTGGGCGCGTCACAGGAGGGGATCGATTACTGGACACTGTTCAGCGGGGGTGATGGGGCCGTAATGGAGACGATGGTCAACGAGATCAATGAAAACGACGAGTACGAGTACTCCATCAATCGACAGCGAGCGCCGTGGGACGAACACTACACTCGCCTGTACACGGCGATGGTCGGCGGCAATCCGCCGGACATCGCCGTGATGCACTCTCGGATGATGCGCGACTATCAGGACAACCTCGTCACGCTCACGGACGAGATCGGAACGGATCCGTACTTAGACGAGGTCGCACAGGGCGGCGTCGTCGACGGCGAGCAACTCGCCGTCCCGCTCGATTCGCACCCGTTCGGCCTCTATTACAACAAGGATATTTTCGAAGAAGCCGGGTTGGATCCAGAAGATCCACCGAACACAGCCGAACGGTTTCGGGAAGCCGCGAACGCGATCGTCGAGAATACGGACCACTATGCCTTTGACTACTTCGACGGCGAGTTCCACGCCGAGATCATGCGAATGCTGCTCCACGGTCGCGGCGGTCAGCTCCTGACCGAGGACTACGAACCCGCCTTCGACACCGACGACGGTCTGGCGGTCGTCCAGGAGATGCACGACTGGGTCCACGAACGCGAGTGGGCACCCGTCGATCCTAATGCCGGCTGGGACGCCTGGAACCGCGGCGAAGTCGGTATGAAAATCGAGGGGACGTGGCACATTACGGTCGTTCGTGAGATCGGGTTCGACTTCGGCATGACGAAACCGTTCGTCATGCCGGACGCGGACGACCCCGTCACGCTCGGCGACAGTCACATGCTCATCATCCCTGAAAGCGAACAACGCGAGCAAAGCAGACTCGAGAACGCAATCGAAACGATCCGCCTGCTCACGCAGGATTTCAACAACAGATGGGGATCCGATGCCGGTCACCTTCCCGCCAGCGATACGGCGATCGAAAGCGACGAACTCCGGGAATCGGATACCTGGGATCAAACGCTCGAGACGTTCTACGAGATGGTAGACGAAGACCAGTTCATCCGTCCGCCCGCGACGCCAAACGTTCAGGGATACATGGAAGAGATATATCAGCCCTTAGATGACATGCGCGCCGGGAACATGACTCCGGAGGAGGTCATCGAAACTGCGACAGAGGGCGTCAAACAAGTGTTCGAGAGGGAATAA
- a CDS encoding ABC transporter ATP-binding protein: MAHLELDDVTKEYQSDETSVIAVDDVSVDVASGEFLVLVGPSGCGKSTTLRMIAGLEDVSDGHIRLDEQAIDDVPTQERDIAMVFQSYALYPHKSVHGNMSFGLEESTNLSSAEITETVEEVAALMGIDNLLDRKPGELSGGQRQRVALGRAIVRDPEVFLMDEPLSNLDAKLRADMRTELQHLQQRLGVTTVYVTHDQTEAMTMGDRIAVLNKGELQQIGTPLECYHQPENLFVAGFIGEPSMNCFDGRLEDCSIVTENIQYPLSPDLDLDHQDGASLVLGIRPEDIRIGKRATNETEFEAMVTLVEPMGNENIVHLGFDSATSNEEFVATTEGMPAVASGDRVAVEFPERVVHLFDGTTGAALKNRRLTFTDRSKAQLL; this comes from the coding sequence ATGGCACACCTCGAACTCGACGACGTAACCAAGGAGTATCAAAGCGACGAGACGAGCGTTATCGCCGTTGATGACGTCTCAGTCGACGTTGCGAGTGGAGAATTTCTCGTCCTCGTCGGTCCGTCCGGCTGTGGAAAGTCGACGACGCTACGGATGATCGCCGGTCTCGAAGACGTTTCGGACGGACACATTCGGCTCGACGAACAGGCGATTGACGACGTGCCGACTCAGGAGCGAGACATCGCGATGGTCTTCCAGTCGTACGCGCTTTATCCTCACAAGTCCGTCCACGGAAACATGTCGTTCGGCCTGGAAGAGTCGACGAATCTCTCGAGCGCGGAGATTACTGAGACGGTCGAGGAAGTGGCAGCGTTGATGGGGATCGACAATCTCCTCGATCGCAAACCCGGCGAGCTTTCGGGCGGTCAGCGACAACGTGTCGCACTCGGCCGAGCGATCGTTCGCGATCCCGAGGTGTTCCTGATGGACGAACCGCTTTCCAACCTCGACGCAAAGCTACGCGCAGACATGCGGACCGAACTCCAGCACCTGCAGCAACGGCTCGGCGTGACGACCGTCTACGTCACCCACGACCAGACCGAGGCGATGACGATGGGCGATCGAATTGCGGTGTTGAACAAGGGGGAACTACAACAGATCGGTACCCCACTCGAGTGCTATCACCAACCGGAGAACCTGTTCGTCGCCGGGTTCATCGGAGAACCCTCGATGAACTGCTTCGACGGCCGTCTTGAGGACTGTTCGATCGTGACGGAAAATATTCAGTACCCGCTTTCTCCGGACCTGGACCTCGACCACCAGGATGGCGCTTCGCTCGTCCTGGGGATCCGACCTGAAGACATTCGAATCGGGAAGCGAGCGACGAACGAGACAGAGTTCGAAGCAATGGTCACCCTCGTCGAACCGATGGGGAATGAAAACATCGTCCACCTCGGATTCGACAGCGCGACGTCGAACGAGGAGTTTGTCGCGACAACGGAGGGAATGCCGGCCGTCGCCAGTGGCGACCGAGTTGCGGTCGAGTTTCCGGAGCGGGTCGTCCACCTCTTCGACGGGACTACCGGAGCAGCGTTGAAAAACCGACGGCTGACGTTCACCGACCGTTCGAAAGCACAACTCCTGTAG
- a CDS encoding carbohydrate ABC transporter permease, whose protein sequence is MSEASNRVATRDKEDPTSPPPEETVDWRTKLRYFLNSDFVRSSPYWGIPFLLMGIAVYGGIGYNILISLTDYEGIGEPNFSNLDLEMYRTALADGAFREAVIHNFVLIVAFTTMSLALGLFLAILLDHGIRYKDKIQTIYLLPMALSFVVTAQLWLWMYNPSRGVVNVIITTFGFDSIDWLGNPRFALAAVILALVWQFSGYAMVVYLAGLQSLPDDQFEAAKVDGASPFRTYLKIIVPQLKESSVAAAVVLMLFALKAFDFLYALLGSYRPPTGTDIMATLMVREALQFGRWAYGAAIATMLLLLALGIIAPYLAYQHRQGSL, encoded by the coding sequence ATGAGTGAAGCATCTAATCGGGTAGCAACGAGGGACAAAGAAGATCCCACATCGCCTCCTCCAGAAGAGACGGTAGACTGGCGAACGAAACTCAGGTACTTCCTGAACAGCGACTTCGTCCGATCGTCGCCGTATTGGGGGATCCCGTTTCTCCTTATGGGGATCGCCGTGTACGGGGGAATCGGCTACAACATCCTGATTTCGTTAACGGATTACGAAGGAATCGGCGAGCCCAACTTCTCGAATCTCGATCTCGAGATGTACCGGACGGCGTTGGCGGACGGCGCGTTTCGAGAAGCCGTGATCCACAACTTCGTACTGATCGTGGCTTTTACGACGATGTCGCTCGCACTCGGTCTGTTTCTGGCAATCCTGCTCGACCACGGGATCAGATACAAGGACAAGATTCAGACGATATACCTTCTGCCCATGGCGCTCTCGTTCGTGGTGACGGCTCAGCTCTGGCTGTGGATGTACAATCCGTCACGGGGCGTGGTGAACGTCATAATCACGACGTTCGGCTTCGACTCGATCGACTGGCTCGGGAATCCCAGATTCGCGCTGGCTGCGGTCATCCTCGCGCTGGTGTGGCAGTTCAGCGGGTACGCGATGGTCGTGTATCTGGCCGGCCTCCAGTCATTACCGGACGATCAGTTCGAGGCGGCGAAAGTCGACGGCGCGAGTCCGTTTCGGACCTATCTGAAGATAATCGTTCCCCAGTTGAAAGAATCCTCTGTCGCCGCTGCGGTCGTCCTGATGCTGTTCGCGCTCAAGGCGTTTGACTTCCTGTACGCGCTGTTGGGATCGTACCGTCCGCCGACCGGGACCGATATCATGGCGACGCTGATGGTCCGCGAAGCGTTACAATTCGGTAGATGGGCCTATGGCGCGGCGATCGCGACAATGTTGCTCCTGCTCGCTCTCGGTATCATCGCGCCGTATCTCGCCTACCAACACCGACAGGGGAGCCTATAA
- a CDS encoding carbohydrate ABC transporter permease, translating into MVQATEQTDADESELINFSKSSTREWISGATFSLPYLLIAGTFLFGPLLLALYMSFYDWAALDPAQSEFIGLENYQVLLSDPNFWNALKNTVYFVALTVPPIVVGSLLLALGVNRDVKGQWLLRTIFFSPYVLTVAVVGLVWTEVFNSTGLVPHYLGGGNWLTSHDLAMPAIAIATIWWQLAFNFIILLAARQNVSERLYEAAKLDGASSWRMMRDVTIPQMWNPLVFVIIVTFVNSFQVFGQPFIMTDGGPSFSTTTIVLYLYDTAFVGRDFGYAAAVGYVLFLILIAVSATNYYFLTGDDE; encoded by the coding sequence ATGGTACAAGCAACAGAACAGACAGACGCGGACGAATCAGAGCTCATCAACTTCTCGAAGTCCTCGACACGCGAGTGGATTTCGGGAGCGACGTTTTCGCTCCCGTATCTCCTGATCGCCGGGACGTTCCTCTTCGGACCACTACTGCTCGCGCTGTACATGAGCTTCTACGACTGGGCCGCGCTCGATCCGGCCCAGTCCGAGTTCATCGGTCTCGAGAACTACCAGGTCCTGCTATCGGATCCCAATTTCTGGAACGCGCTGAAAAACACCGTCTACTTCGTCGCGCTCACGGTGCCGCCGATCGTCGTCGGGTCGTTGCTGTTAGCGCTCGGAGTCAACCGCGATGTGAAGGGCCAGTGGCTGTTGCGGACGATCTTCTTCAGTCCGTACGTACTGACCGTCGCCGTCGTTGGACTGGTGTGGACGGAGGTCTTCAATTCCACGGGACTCGTTCCCCACTACCTCGGTGGCGGAAACTGGTTGACATCACACGACCTCGCGATGCCCGCGATCGCCATCGCCACGATCTGGTGGCAACTGGCGTTTAACTTCATCATCCTGCTTGCCGCACGACAGAACGTCTCCGAACGCCTCTACGAGGCGGCGAAACTCGACGGCGCGAGTTCGTGGCGGATGATGCGCGACGTCACGATCCCGCAGATGTGGAATCCGCTCGTCTTCGTGATTATCGTCACGTTCGTCAACTCGTTTCAGGTGTTCGGACAGCCGTTCATCATGACCGACGGTGGACCGTCGTTCTCGACGACGACTATCGTCCTGTATCTGTACGATACAGCGTTCGTTGGCCGCGACTTCGGTTACGCCGCTGCAGTCGGCTACGTGCTGTTCCTTATCCTGATCGCCGTCTCAGCGACGAACTACTACTTCCTCACGGGTGATGACGAATGA